One window of Phoenix dactylifera cultivar Barhee BC4 chromosome 5, palm_55x_up_171113_PBpolish2nd_filt_p, whole genome shotgun sequence genomic DNA carries:
- the LOC120110901 gene encoding glutathione S-transferase F10-like gives MEGMSICIAAASSGGGLPWAGGLRRPPQSPKARAGTGPTWPEVARVLACLFEKDVEFQLIRPNNYKGLKRMPSLKGPRFKFRQGGEEGKMTLVDSRKICRRITEKYVDEGNKDLLGTGTLERASIERWLQTEARRFDPPSSALVLHLAFAPLMELEQDKEEIEQNKQKLNEVLDTYEKRLQETKFLAGDKFTLADLSHLPNAQFLASNGECRSLIRSRKMVSGWWDQISLRPSWQRVVEMQQEIRVI, from the exons ATGGAAGGAATGAGTATTTGTATAGCTGCAGCATCTTCCGGTGGGGGCCTTCCCtgggccgggggccttaggcgaccgcctcagtcgcctaaggctcgagccggcactGGCCCAACCTGGCCTGAGGTTGCAAGGGTACTTGCATGCCTCTTCGAGAAGGATGTCGAGTTCCAGCTCATTCGTCCCAACAACTACAAGGGCCTGAAAAGGATGCCTAGCCTCAAG GGCCCACGATTCAAATTTCGTCAGGGCGGGGAAGAAGGGAAGATGACCCTCGTCG ACTCGAGGAAGATATGCCGACGCATTACGGAGAAGTATGTGGACGAAGGGAACAAGGACCTTCTGGGGACCGGCACGCTCGAAAGGGCATCGATCGAGCGATGGCTGCAGACCGAGGCTCGGCGCTTCGACCCCCCAAGCTCTGCTCTGGTGCTCCACCTGGCATTTGCGCCCCTCATGGAGCTGGAGCAGGACAAGGAGGAGATCGAGCAGAACAAACAGAAGCTGAACGAGGTGCTCGACACGTACGAGAAGAGGCTGCAGGAGACGAAGTTCCTGGCGGGGGACAAGTTCACGCTTGCTGACCTCTCGCACCTGCCCAACGCCCAGTTTTTGGCGTCGAACGGCGAGTGCCGCTCGTTGATCAGGTCGAGGAAGATGGTGAGCGGGTGGTGGGATCAGATATCGCTCCGCCCCTCATGGCAGAGGGTCGTGGAGATGCAGCAGGAGATCCGGGTTATCTGA